Genomic window (Deinococcus arcticus):
CACGAGGCCCCCGAATACGCCGTGACCCGTGAGGAACTGGGCGCCCTGAACGCCCGCGCCGTGGCCGAACTGGGCGAGAGCGACGCCCTGCGCGCCTTTGAAGCCACCCTGACCCGCATCTCGGCCGCGCCGGGTGCCCCCACCGAGCCCGCCGGCGAGCGCCCGGGCCGGGGCCGCCGGGCCGCCGAGCCCGAGGCAGGCAGCGAGCAGCCGGCGGCCTGAGCGCACCCACTCGGCTTCGCTGCTCGCCACACATCATCAGCCGCGCTTCACCTGCGCCCGCTAGGGTAAGGAGGTGAAGCGCGGCGCCCTGTTGGCTGTCCTGATTTCTTCCCTGGCCGGCGCCGCTTCGGTCCCGGACCTGCTGCTGGGCGGCGATTACGCCCGTGCCTACGAGGCGGCCCAGGCGGCGCGCGACCCGCTGAACGCCAGCCGGGCCGCTGCCGCGCAGGCCGAGTACCGCGCCGGTGGGCGCGACTGGGTGGCCCGCGCCGTGGAGGCCGGGCGGCAGGCCACGCGCGAGCAGCCCCGCAGTCCGGACGCCGCCCTGGCCCTGGGCAGCGCCCTGGGGTTGCAGGCCCGCGCCGGGGGCTACACCCTGGGCGCCCTGAGAACCGCCCACGAAGCCCGCGACGCCCTGGACCGCGCGCTGGCCCTGGCCCCGGCGCGTCCCGACGTGCAGGCGGTGCTGGCCGAGTGGCACGCGGGCGCCTGGGCGCGGGCCCGCATCTTTGGCGGCGGCAACCCGGACCGGGCGCGTACCCTGGCCCTGGGCGCCGTGCGCGCGGCCCCGGACAACATTTTTGTGCAGACCCACGCGGGGCTGGCCCTGGCCCTGCTGCGAGACCCTGGCGCCCGCGCGGTGCTGACCCGCGCCGCCGCGCTGGAGGCCCGCAGCGCCCTGGACCGCGACCTGCAGGTGCAGGCCCGGCAGGCCCTGGGCCCCCAGCCCTGAGCCTGCACCCAACACCCGGACGCACGAAACACGGGCACGAAACCCAGGCCACAACCACAGGGCCGCTATCCTACGGGGTATGACGGCCCCCGAGTCCCCTGCCCCCGGCGCCCCGCGCGTGGCCCCCAACTTCATCACCGAGATCATTGAACGCGACCTGCGCGAGGGCAAGTACCCGCAGGTGGTCACCCGCTTTCCGCCCGAGCCCAGTGGCTACGCGCACCTGGGGCACATCTTCGCTTCCTTTCTGGATTTCCAGACTGCCGTGCAGTACGGCGGGCGCTACCACCTGCGCATGGACGACACCAACCCCGAACTGGCCACCCAGGAGTACGCCGACGCCATAGCCGAGGACCTGCAGTGGCTGGGCTGGAACTGGGGCGAGCACCTGTATTACGCCAGCGACTACTTCGGGCGCTATTACGAGTACGCCGAGCAACTGGTCATGCAGGGCGACGCCTATGTGGATTCGGTCAGCGGCGCCGAGATGGCCCGGCTGCGCGGCGACGCCAAGACCCCCGGTACCCCCAGCCCCTACCGCAGCCGTACCCCCGAGGAGAACCTGGACCTGCTGCGCCGCATGCGGGCGGGCGAGTTCCCGGACGGTCAGCACGTGCTGCGCGCCAGGATTGACCTGAGCAGCCCCAACATGAAGCTGCGCGACCCGGTGCTGTACCGCATTCTGCGCGGCACCCACTACCGCGCCGGCGACGCGTGGTGCATCTATCCCATGTACGACTTTCAGCACCCGCTGCAAGACGCCCTGGAAGGCGTGACCCACTCCATGTGCTCGCTGGAATTCGTGGACAACCGCGCCATCTACGACTGGCTGATGGACCGCCTGGGCTTCGAGCCGCGCCCCCACCAGTACGAGTTCGGGCGCCGGGGCCTGGAATACACCATCACCAGTAAGCGCAAGTTGCGTGTGCTGGTGGAAGAACGCGCCGTGTCAGGCTGGGACGATCCCCGTATGCCCACCCTGCGCGCCCAGCGCCGCCTGGGCGTGACGCCCGAAGCCGTGCGCGCCTTTGCCGCCCAGATTGGCGTGAGCCGCACCAACCGCACTGTGGACATCAGCGTGTATGAAAACGCCGTGCGCGACGATCTGAACCACCGCGCCCCGCGCGTGATGGCCGTGCTGGACCCGGTGCGCCTGACCCTGGAAAACGTGCCAGGCGAGCAGACCCTGCCCCTCCCCTACTGGCCCTTTGACGTGGTGCAGGGCAGCCCGGACGGTCTGGTGGCGCTGCCCACAGGCGAGCGCGTGGCGCCTGAACAGGCCACCCGCCCGGTGCCCCTGACCCGCGAGCTGTACATCGAGCGCGAGGACTTTCACCCCGAGCCGCCCAGGGGCTACAAGCGCCTGACGCCGGGCGGCACGGTGCGCCTGCGCGGCGCCGGGATTGTCCGCGCCGAGCGCTTTGAAACGGACGAACACGGACAGGTGACCCACATTCACGCCACCCTGCTGGGCGAGGACGCCAAGGCGGGCGGGGTCATTCACTGGGTCAGCGCTGAACGCGCCCTGCCGGCCGAATTCCGGCTGTACGA
Coding sequences:
- a CDS encoding glutamine--tRNA ligase/YqeY domain fusion protein; the protein is MTAPESPAPGAPRVAPNFITEIIERDLREGKYPQVVTRFPPEPSGYAHLGHIFASFLDFQTAVQYGGRYHLRMDDTNPELATQEYADAIAEDLQWLGWNWGEHLYYASDYFGRYYEYAEQLVMQGDAYVDSVSGAEMARLRGDAKTPGTPSPYRSRTPEENLDLLRRMRAGEFPDGQHVLRARIDLSSPNMKLRDPVLYRILRGTHYRAGDAWCIYPMYDFQHPLQDALEGVTHSMCSLEFVDNRAIYDWLMDRLGFEPRPHQYEFGRRGLEYTITSKRKLRVLVEERAVSGWDDPRMPTLRAQRRLGVTPEAVRAFAAQIGVSRTNRTVDISVYENAVRDDLNHRAPRVMAVLDPVRLTLENVPGEQTLPLPYWPFDVVQGSPDGLVALPTGERVAPEQATRPVPLTRELYIEREDFHPEPPRGYKRLTPGGTVRLRGAGIVRAERFETDEHGQVTHIHATLLGEDAKAGGVIHWVSAERALPAEFRLYDRLFRVPNPEAANPEDAGAAPESPHFDPEGIGHEDESKPPTADFLRHLNPHSLKVTRGFVEPSVAGDPEDTRYQFERQGYFWRDPVDSRPDALVFGRIITLKDTWGKADGGRPMAEGKGKKVEGSRGPGAEKQQEKAAPLPASHAPLPPEQEAEVARLTGLGAAEADARTAARDEALRAFVQGAAPDATLGQVVSWAVNDLAPGLRAGTVKVAAAALSPLAARLAAGELTTRVARDVLARAAASGEAPLSIIEREGLTAGLSAEDLAAAVAGVLAANPDKVAAYHAGKTALMGFFTGQVMRATQNKAQPQAVAEALTQALDARAG